The Zhihengliuella sp. ISTPL4 genomic interval GCCGCGGTCGACGAGGTCACCAGCTCGTACTCGCCGTCGAGACCGTACTCCGGCATCATCTTCTCGGTCTGGGCGGTCAGACCCGCACCCGGCTCGATGCCGTAGATCTTGCCGTCGAAGTCGGCGCCCTTGCCCGCGAGGTCCTCGATCGAGGTGAGGTCGGAGTACTCCGGCACGGCGAGGGTGAGCTTGGCGTTCTCGTAGTACGTGCCGAGGTCTTCGATGTCGTCGCCGTAGGTGTCCATGTAGGAGGCGTGCGTGAGCTCCGGCCAGGCCGACGGGTACATGTCGACGTCACCCTGCGCGAGCCCGGTGTAGAGCGGTCCGGCCTCGGTGAGGGTCTTCATCTCGACCGTGTAGCCGATCTTCTCGAGCTGGTCCTGCAGGAGGTAGGCGGTGCTGAGGCCGTCCGTCCAGGAAGGCAGGAATCCGAGGGTGATGGTGCCCTTGTCCTCGGCGGCGTCGCCGCCGCCGCTCGTACCACCGGCGCCGTCGCCGCTGCATCCGGCGAGGGTGAGCGATGCTGCGGCGCCGAGGGCCGTGATGGTCAGGATCTTCTTCTTCATGTGACTCTCTCTCTTGCGTTCCGTATGTGATTCAGGAGGTGCGGACGAGTCCGCGGGACAGCTGTGCCGGGATTGAAACCGTGCCGGAATCCGCGCCCCGGGGCCCCTTTTCCGTCCCGCACCGGACGTAAGGGGGTGGGGGACAGAAACGAGGGCCGCGGGACAGGGGCGCTCAGGCGCGGGCGAGCTCGGATTCGGTGGGAGCGGACTCGGCGGGCGCAGCGGGGGCGGGCTCCGACGCCGCGGGAGCGGAAGGACGGGACGAACCGCGGCGCTTCAGCATCCCGAGGAGCGAGGAGCGGTTCTCGCCGGGGGCGCCCAGAGCGGCCGTCACCCGGTCGAGGAACACGGCGATGAGCACGACGCCCAGTCCCGCCTCGACGCCCTTGGGGATGTTGATCGTCGAGATCGCCTCGACGACCATCTTCCCGAGGCCGTCGGCGCCCGCCATGCCGGCGATGACCGCCATCGACAGCGCGAGCATGATGACCTGGTTGACGCCGGCCATGATGGTCGGCATCGCCAGCGGCAGCTGGATCCCGCGGAGGATCTGGCCCGGCGTCGCCCCGAAGGCGTGTCCGGCCTCGACGGTCTCCGCGTCGACGCCGCGGATGCCCAGCTCGGTCAGGCGCACGCCGGGAGGCAGCGCGAAGATCACGGTCGCGACCAGGCCGGGGACCACGCCGATGCCGAAGAACACGATCGCGGGGATCAGGTAGACGAAGGCCGGCATGGTCTGCATGAAGTCGAGCACCGGCTTCAGCGTCGCGCGCACCGTCGCGTTGCGCGCCGACCAGATGCCGAGCGGCACCGCGATCAGCACGGCAACGACGGCAGCGACCAGCACGAGGGCGAGCGTCTGCATCGCCGGGACCCAGAGGTCCATGGCGACGATGAGCCCGAACGACAGGATCGTGCCGATCGCGAGCTGCCACGAGCGCACGACCCAGGCGATGAGCGCCGCGATCACGATGATGACCGCGAAATGCGGGGTGAGGAGCAGGCGCGTGAGGCCGTCGACGAGGAAGCTCACCACGAACGAGACCGCGTCGAGCAGGCCGTCGAGGTTGGCGGTGATCCAGTCGACGCCAGCGGCGACCCAGTCGCCCACAGGAATGCGGAAACCGTCCATCAGCGCACCTCCTCCGTGTCGACCTGGGTCCCTGAGCCGAACCCGGCCTGGGTCCCTGAGCCGAACCCGGCCTGGGTCCCTGAGCTCGTCGAAGGGCCGGGCTCGGCCGTCCATCCGTCGTCGAGCACGGCGTCGATCTCGGCCTGGGGCATGGGGGTCATCGGCAGCAGGATCTCCTCGGTCGCTCCGGGCCCGGGACCGAGCGCCGCGAGCAGGGTGACGCGCGGGATCACGCCCGCGAGGCGGCCGTCGGCATCCGTCACCGCGAGGGGCAGCGGCGACTCGACGGCGGGGACGAACAGGTTCATGAGCACGTCGTCCTCGCGGACGCTCTGCAGCACCGGCTTGATGATGGAGTCGAGGCGCGTGGCGCCCTGGCGGACGAGCTTCACGGCGTCGCGGTCGGTGACCACGCCCACCAGCTGGCGGTCCTTGCCGACCACGTAGGTCGCCGACATGTAGGCGTCGCGCATCTGGCGGAGCGCGGTGCGGGGACCGGCCGACTCGGCGACGACGGGGCGCGGACGCTCCATGACGTTCGCGGCGGTGAGCACGCGGGCACGGTCGACGTCCTGCACGAACTG includes:
- a CDS encoding ABC transporter permease codes for the protein MDGFRIPVGDWVAAGVDWITANLDGLLDAVSFVVSFLVDGLTRLLLTPHFAVIIVIAALIAWVVRSWQLAIGTILSFGLIVAMDLWVPAMQTLALVLVAAVVAVLIAVPLGIWSARNATVRATLKPVLDFMQTMPAFVYLIPAIVFFGIGVVPGLVATVIFALPPGVRLTELGIRGVDAETVEAGHAFGATPGQILRGIQLPLAMPTIMAGVNQVIMLALSMAVIAGMAGADGLGKMVVEAISTINIPKGVEAGLGVVLIAVFLDRVTAALGAPGENRSSLLGMLKRRGSSRPSAPAASEPAPAAPAESAPTESELARA
- a CDS encoding glycine betaine ABC transporter substrate-binding protein; this encodes MKKKILTITALGAAASLTLAGCSGDGAGGTSGGGDAAEDKGTITLGFLPSWTDGLSTAYLLQDQLEKIGYTVEMKTLTEAGPLYTGLAQGDVDMYPSAWPELTHASYMDTYGDDIEDLGTYYENAKLTLAVPEYSDLTSIEDLAGKGADFDGKIYGIEPGAGLTAQTEKMMPEYGLDGEYELVTSSTAAMLTELKTATDKQEDIVVTLWRPFWANDAFPVKDLEDPKGAMGEAEGLHFLGTTGFADEFPEAAELIKKIQLDDEQYGALEDLVVNEYGEGKEADAVDAWLEEYGDQFDWTVTS